The following are encoded together in the Nitrospiria bacterium genome:
- a CDS encoding EAL domain-containing protein: MSKKTRKPSDAPRARTPRVKSAPNAIDKRFRESEQFNTQIIENVREGIILYDRQLRYLVWNPYMEELTGLRAEAVLGKRPRDLPSLYLEQDGKLLIEKKIAEGIEACVEKALTGETFAYMDIPVFIKKTGGTGWTSARYGPFRNDQGEVIGVIATVHDTTERIRAEEELRKSEEELRKILTNIEEIIYSVGIKEDPLVSTIQFMSPRTEDIVGYRPEEFIEDEGLWFRILHPEDVPTVTESTRKILEDRSTGIREYRLRHKETGEYRWVEDKVVPQVGETGKVVGFFGVARDITDRKRVEDRLKFSQFSIDRAGDAIYWLTPDARIFNVNELASRFLGYTREELLTMSVFDIDPDFPRENWSPVWSELKRRGSITLETRHRTKSGRIFPVEINANYLEFEGKEYNCAFARDISERVQAVAELEKSVSLLRATLESTADGIYVVDHEGRIVSFNQKFLKLWRIPESVVAAGDHKQPLSFVLDQLKDPDAFLKKVRSLYDQPDSESFDLLEFKDGRIFERYSQPHWIGGKSVGRVWSFRDVTDRRQAEEALFQSQKGLSDAQRIAHLGNWDWNIQTNELQWSDEINRIFGLSPQEFGATYEAFLNTVHPGDREFVTKSVDEALWKKRPYSIDHRIVLPSGAERIVHEQAEVTFDQAGKPIRMIGTVQDITERRKAEEALRKSEAQNRALLNAMPDMMFRINREGVYLDFIPAKGLEPFVPPNQFLGKEVREVLPPDVAEPFMHYTRQALETGETQVFEYPLLVKGGRRDYEARIVVSGTNEVLTIVRDITERKTQAAALEYQALHDTLTDLPNRTLVLDRLRQAIHSADREGRPLALLLMDLDHFKDVNDALGHHHGDLLLKQVGPRVLSVLRESDTVARLGGDEFAVLLPATDIDGATVAAQKILEALDRPFVVEGFFLEVGASIGIALFPEHGDDVDRLMRRADVAMYSAKQSSSGFAVYVSEHDRHSPSRLALMAEMRHAVERREFVLYYQPKIDLKTRQTTGVEALIRWRHPERGLIPPDEFITLAEHTGFIKQLTLWVLENALGQWRAWRRSGIDLSVAVNLSARSLQDPQLPDQITGLLQSSGALPAGLELEITESAIMADPARAMEILTRLRSKNIRFSIDDFGAGYSSLGYLKKLPVDEVKVDKSFVLGMAANADDAVIVRSTIDLAHNLGLKVVAEGVESREVLERLVEMGCDAAQGYYMSRPIPAEELARWLTDSPWGLKKARSHSTK; the protein is encoded by the coding sequence ATGTCCAAAAAAACCAGAAAGCCGTCCGATGCTCCCCGTGCGCGGACCCCGCGCGTCAAATCCGCTCCGAACGCGATCGATAAGCGCTTCCGGGAATCCGAGCAGTTCAACACGCAAATTATAGAGAATGTTCGGGAAGGCATCATCTTGTATGACCGTCAGCTCCGATACCTTGTCTGGAACCCCTATATGGAGGAACTGACCGGTTTGCGGGCGGAGGCGGTCTTGGGGAAACGTCCGAGGGATTTACCGTCCCTTTACCTGGAACAAGACGGCAAGCTTCTGATCGAAAAAAAGATCGCGGAAGGCATCGAGGCCTGCGTCGAAAAGGCGTTGACCGGCGAGACCTTTGCGTACATGGATATCCCCGTCTTCATCAAGAAAACGGGCGGGACGGGATGGACTTCGGCCCGATACGGTCCGTTCCGAAACGACCAGGGGGAGGTCATCGGCGTGATCGCCACCGTGCACGACACGACCGAAAGGATAAGAGCGGAGGAGGAACTCAGGAAGAGCGAAGAAGAGCTTCGGAAAATCCTGACCAACATCGAGGAAATTATTTACTCGGTCGGCATCAAGGAAGATCCCTTGGTGAGCACGATCCAATTTATGAGCCCCCGGACCGAGGATATCGTCGGATATCGGCCGGAAGAGTTTATCGAAGACGAGGGGCTCTGGTTCCGAATCCTCCACCCGGAAGATGTTCCGACCGTGACGGAATCGACGCGGAAAATCCTGGAGGATCGGTCGACCGGCATACGGGAGTATCGCCTCCGCCACAAGGAGACGGGGGAATACCGGTGGGTGGAAGACAAGGTCGTGCCCCAGGTCGGTGAAACGGGGAAAGTGGTCGGGTTTTTCGGCGTGGCCCGCGACATCACCGATCGGAAGCGCGTGGAAGATCGCTTGAAGTTTTCCCAGTTTTCGATCGACCGCGCCGGCGACGCCATCTATTGGCTGACACCGGACGCGCGCATTTTCAACGTCAACGAGTTGGCGAGCCGCTTTCTCGGCTATACAAGGGAAGAGCTCCTCACCATGTCCGTTTTCGATATTGATCCCGATTTTCCCCGCGAGAACTGGTCCCCGGTGTGGAGCGAACTCAAACGCCGCGGCTCCATCACCTTGGAAACCCGGCATCGTACAAAGTCGGGAAGGATTTTCCCCGTCGAAATCAACGCGAATTATCTGGAATTCGAAGGAAAGGAGTATAATTGCGCTTTTGCAAGAGACATTTCCGAACGAGTGCAGGCCGTGGCCGAACTGGAGAAATCCGTGTCCTTGCTCCGGGCGACGCTGGAATCGACGGCCGACGGGATATATGTCGTCGACCATGAAGGCCGGATCGTCAGTTTTAATCAAAAGTTTCTAAAGCTGTGGCGGATTCCGGAATCCGTGGTGGCGGCGGGCGATCATAAGCAGCCGCTGTCGTTTGTTCTGGATCAGTTGAAGGATCCCGACGCCTTTCTTAAAAAAGTGCGGTCATTGTACGATCAACCGGATTCGGAGAGCTTCGATCTGCTCGAATTCAAGGACGGGAGGATCTTCGAGCGCTATTCCCAGCCTCATTGGATCGGAGGAAAAAGCGTCGGACGGGTCTGGAGCTTTCGCGATGTTACCGATCGCCGACAGGCGGAGGAGGCGCTGTTCCAAAGCCAGAAAGGCCTTTCGGATGCGCAACGCATCGCCCATCTGGGCAACTGGGACTGGAATATTCAAACCAATGAATTGCAATGGTCGGATGAAATTAATCGCATCTTCGGCTTGTCTCCCCAGGAATTCGGCGCCACGTATGAGGCCTTCTTAAATACGGTTCATCCCGGGGATCGAGAGTTTGTCACAAAGTCGGTTGATGAAGCCTTGTGGAAGAAACGACCTTACAGCATCGATCACCGCATCGTCTTGCCGAGCGGCGCGGAGCGCATTGTTCATGAACAGGCCGAAGTGACTTTTGATCAGGCCGGCAAGCCGATTCGGATGATCGGTACGGTCCAAGACATCACGGAGCGCCGGAAGGCCGAAGAAGCGTTGCGCAAGAGCGAAGCTCAGAACCGCGCCCTCCTGAACGCGATGCCGGACATGATGTTCCGGATCAACCGGGAGGGAGTTTACTTGGATTTCATTCCCGCCAAGGGCCTGGAGCCCTTTGTCCCTCCCAATCAATTTTTAGGCAAGGAGGTTCGGGAAGTGCTGCCGCCCGATGTCGCCGAGCCGTTCATGCATTATACGCGGCAGGCGCTCGAAACCGGCGAGACGCAGGTCTTTGAATACCCGCTTCTGGTCAAAGGCGGCCGGCGGGACTACGAGGCCCGGATCGTGGTGAGCGGGACGAACGAAGTGCTGACGATCGTCCGCGACATCACCGAGCGCAAAACGCAGGCCGCCGCGCTGGAGTACCAGGCGCTGCACGACACCTTGACCGATCTGCCCAACCGCACGCTGGTTTTGGACCGCCTGCGGCAGGCGATTCATTCCGCCGATCGGGAGGGCCGGCCGCTGGCGCTGCTGCTCATGGACCTGGACCATTTCAAGGACGTCAACGACGCCCTGGGACATCATCACGGGGACCTTCTCTTGAAACAGGTGGGGCCGCGCGTCCTGAGCGTGCTTCGGGAGTCCGACACGGTCGCACGGCTGGGCGGGGATGAGTTTGCGGTGCTGCTGCCGGCGACGGACATCGACGGCGCCACCGTGGCCGCCCAGAAAATCCTGGAGGCGCTGGACCGGCCCTTCGTCGTGGAAGGGTTCTTTCTCGAAGTCGGGGCCAGCATCGGCATCGCCCTGTTCCCGGAACACGGGGATGACGTCGACAGGCTGATGCGGCGCGCGGACGTGGCCATGTACTCGGCGAAGCAGTCCTCGAGCGGTTTTGCCGTCTACGTCTCGGAACACGACCGGCACAGCCCGAGCCGCTTGGCCTTGATGGCCGAAATGCGCCATGCCGTCGAGCGCCGGGAATTCGTCCTCTATTATCAGCCGAAGATCGATCTGAAGACCCGGCAGACCACCGGCGTCGAGGCCTTGATCCGCTGGCGCCATCCGGAACGCGGCCTGATTCCTCCGGACGAGTTTATCACCCTCGCGGAGCACACCGGCTTTATCAAGCAGCTCACGTTGTGGGTCCTGGAAAACGCGCTCGGCCAATGGCGCGCGTGGCGCCGGAGCGGGATCGATCTCTCGGTCGCGGTCAATCTTTCGGCCCGAAGCCTTCAGGATCCGCAGCTGCCGGACCAGATCACAGGCCTTCTTCAAAGCTCCGGGGCCCTGCCGGCCGGGTTGGAACTGGAAATCACCGAGAGCGCGATCATGGCCGATCCGGCGCGCGCCATGGAGATCCTCACGCGGCTGCGGTCGAAGAACATCCGTTTTTCGATCGACGACTTCGGCGCCGGCTATTCCTCCCTGGGTTATCTGAAGAAACTGCCGGTCGACGAGGTCAAGGTGGACAAGTCGTTCGTCCTGGGCATGGCCGCGAACGCGGACGACGCGGTGATCGTGCGGTCGACGATCGATCTGGCGCACAACCTCGGTCTGAAGGTCGTGGCCGAAGGCGTGGAAAGCCGGGAGGTCCTGGAGCGGTTGGTGGAGATGGGCTGCGACGCGGCCCAGGGGTATTACATGAGCCGACCGATTCCGGCCGAGGAATTGGCCCGCTGGCTGACCGATTCGCCCTGGGGATTGAAGAAGGCCCGATCCCACTCAACAAAATAG
- a CDS encoding GNAT family N-acetyltransferase: protein MAILIREGQDVDVKQLQALYHHAPWAKGRDPDGIKRMLENTDYVFSAWDGPRLIGFARVMTDRIYRATLWDVVVHPDVQGRGVGETLMKTILSHPVLSRVQKFWLNTRDKQAFYERFGFVRSDQGMVRDNPEGGAS, encoded by the coding sequence ATGGCCATATTGATTAGGGAAGGACAGGATGTCGATGTAAAACAGCTTCAGGCCCTGTATCATCACGCCCCGTGGGCGAAGGGCCGCGATCCTGACGGCATCAAGCGGATGCTGGAGAACACGGATTATGTTTTTTCGGCCTGGGACGGCCCGCGGCTGATCGGGTTCGCGCGGGTTATGACCGACCGCATCTATCGCGCGACGCTCTGGGATGTGGTCGTTCATCCCGACGTTCAAGGCCGTGGCGTGGGGGAAACTTTGATGAAGACGATTTTATCCCATCCCGTCCTGTCCCGGGTCCAGAAATTCTGGTTGAACACGCGGGACAAGCAGGCCTTCTACGAGCGTTTCGGCTTTGTCCGAAGCGATCAGGGAATGGTCCGGGACAATCCCGAAGGGGGCGCCTCATGA
- a CDS encoding M20/M25/M40 family metallo-hydrolase — MIRAERMSAAFLELVRIDSLSREEGKIAERLVRELKALGSEVYVDDAGSKVGGETGNIIARFPGGRTGEPVLLSAHMDTVVPGRGIKPIREPDRIRTDGTTILGADDKSGIAIILEVLTVLNEREIPHPPVEVVFTICEEAGLIGAKHLDIRSLRSRHGLVLDSCPADSLFTRGPAADKLEFTVHGHAAHAGVCPEEGLNAIRIAAEAIARMRLGRIDAETTANLGLIEGGSAVNIVPDRVVIRGEARSHDEAKLAAQSSHMAECFETAARAHRLMKDGREIQARVEGKIERDYPRMTLGDDAPVVQWIKAAAATLGVSIACRKTGGGCDANVFNGHGLNVANLGTGMREIHTVKEHLLLREFEQTARVVLEMLRAV; from the coding sequence ATGATTCGAGCGGAACGGATGTCCGCCGCCTTCCTCGAGTTGGTTCGGATCGACAGCCTTTCCCGCGAAGAAGGGAAGATCGCGGAGCGCCTGGTCCGTGAACTGAAAGCGCTGGGAAGCGAGGTTTACGTCGACGACGCCGGGTCCAAGGTCGGCGGAGAGACCGGAAACATCATCGCCCGTTTTCCGGGCGGCCGGACCGGAGAACCGGTTCTGTTGTCGGCTCATATGGACACGGTCGTCCCGGGCCGCGGGATCAAACCGATTCGCGAGCCGGACCGGATCCGGACCGACGGCACGACGATCCTGGGCGCGGACGACAAATCCGGAATCGCGATCATTTTGGAAGTCCTCACGGTCTTGAACGAACGGGAAATTCCCCACCCGCCGGTCGAAGTGGTCTTTACGATCTGCGAAGAGGCCGGCCTGATCGGGGCCAAGCATTTGGATATCCGATCGCTCCGGTCGCGCCATGGACTGGTCCTGGACAGTTGTCCGGCCGACTCGCTCTTCACGCGCGGGCCGGCGGCGGATAAACTCGAATTCACGGTGCACGGTCACGCGGCGCACGCCGGGGTCTGCCCGGAGGAAGGGCTCAACGCGATCCGGATCGCGGCCGAGGCGATCGCCCGGATGCGGCTGGGCCGGATCGATGCCGAAACGACCGCGAACCTCGGCCTGATCGAAGGCGGTAGCGCGGTGAACATCGTTCCGGACCGGGTCGTGATCCGCGGCGAGGCCCGAAGCCACGACGAAGCCAAGCTCGCCGCCCAGTCGTCGCACATGGCGGAATGTTTTGAGACCGCCGCCCGCGCGCACCGCCTGATGAAGGACGGCCGGGAAATTCAGGCCCGGGTGGAGGGAAAGATCGAGCGGGATTATCCGCGCATGACCCTCGGCGATGACGCGCCGGTCGTCCAATGGATCAAGGCGGCCGCGGCAACGCTGGGCGTCTCGATCGCCTGCCGGAAAACCGGCGGCGGATGCGACGCGAACGTCTTCAACGGACACGGGCTGAACGTGGCCAATCTCGGAACCGGCATGCGCGAGATCCATACCGTCAAGGAGCATCTGCTCCTCCGGGAGTTCGAACAGACGGCCCGCGTGGTGCTGGAAATGCTCCGCGCGGTGTGA
- a CDS encoding flavin reductase family protein yields the protein MEIDPQQLNPSQAYDLMISIIVPRPIAFISTLNTEGLPNAAPFSFFNGVSTDPPMVAISIARRGQEKKGTLRNIEDSGEFVVNAVDENLAEGMNRAAGNYPRSTNKFEVAGLTAKPSVKVKPPRIGESPISLECRLVQVMPLPESKDALVIGRVVYIHLNDALWRDGSVDPARLRAIGRLGQSNYCRVRDTFRLDRPQTG from the coding sequence ATGGAAATCGATCCGCAGCAGCTCAATCCCTCACAGGCCTACGACCTGATGATCAGCATCATCGTCCCGCGGCCGATCGCGTTCATTTCGACCCTGAACACCGAAGGACTCCCGAACGCCGCCCCGTTCTCGTTCTTCAACGGGGTCTCGACCGATCCTCCGATGGTGGCGATTTCGATCGCGCGGCGCGGCCAGGAAAAAAAAGGGACGCTGCGAAACATCGAGGACTCGGGGGAATTCGTGGTGAACGCGGTGGACGAGAATCTGGCGGAGGGAATGAACCGGGCCGCGGGAAACTATCCCCGGAGCACGAACAAGTTCGAGGTCGCCGGACTCACGGCGAAGCCCAGCGTCAAGGTCAAGCCCCCGCGAATCGGCGAGTCCCCGATCAGCCTGGAATGCCGGCTCGTGCAGGTCATGCCGCTTCCGGAATCAAAAGACGCCCTGGTCATCGGTCGGGTCGTTTACATTCATCTGAATGACGCGCTTTGGCGTGACGGCAGCGTCGACCCGGCGCGTCTTCGCGCCATCGGCCGCTTGGGCCAGTCCAACTATTGCCGCGTCCGGGATACGTTCCGCCTCGACCGTCCGCAGACGGGGTGA
- a CDS encoding NUDIX hydrolase, whose translation MSLEETLLRSKTVYHGKYVRAEERIVRLPDGREAVREIVRPPDAVGVLPIEADGTVHLVRQYRQAIGQVILEIPAGIINPGESREETGRRECEEETGVRPAKMEWLFRYYHSVGFSTGNIEIYLGTELAKDSSLLPDDGEFIERVRMPFDEFYRLAVTGQIVDSKSMLAALWYQHRVRKA comes from the coding sequence ATGTCTCTTGAGGAAACGTTGCTCCGCTCAAAAACCGTGTATCACGGGAAATACGTCCGGGCCGAGGAGCGGATCGTCCGGCTGCCCGACGGACGGGAGGCGGTGCGGGAGATCGTCCGGCCGCCGGACGCGGTCGGGGTGCTTCCGATCGAGGCCGACGGAACGGTCCATCTCGTCCGGCAGTACCGGCAGGCGATCGGGCAGGTGATCCTCGAGATCCCGGCCGGGATCATCAACCCCGGCGAATCCAGGGAAGAGACGGGACGGCGGGAGTGCGAGGAGGAGACCGGCGTTCGGCCGGCGAAAATGGAATGGCTCTTCCGGTATTACCACTCGGTCGGGTTTTCGACCGGCAACATCGAGATCTATCTGGGGACGGAGCTGGCGAAGGATTCGTCCCTCCTTCCCGACGACGGCGAGTTTATCGAACGGGTGAGGATGCCCTTTGATGAATTTTACCGCCTGGCCGTGACCGGACAGATCGTGGACAGCAAGTCGATGCTGGCGGCGCTGTGGTATCAGCACCGTGTCAGGAAGGCTTGA
- a CDS encoding glutaredoxin domain-containing protein — translation MPTVQIYTTRFCGSCVRAKRLLDQEGIAYEEIDISETPEVREDLVEKTGEWTVPQIFIDGKYIGQDDELYDLVRSGGLK, via the coding sequence GTGCCGACCGTACAGATTTACACGACACGATTTTGCGGATCCTGTGTCCGGGCCAAGCGCTTGCTCGACCAGGAAGGGATCGCCTACGAAGAGATCGACATCTCGGAGACGCCCGAGGTCCGGGAAGATCTGGTCGAAAAGACCGGAGAGTGGACCGTCCCGCAGATTTTCATCGATGGAAAATACATCGGCCAGGACGACGAGCTTTATGATCTGGTCCGAAGCGGCGGGTTAAAGTAG
- the pyrE gene encoding orotate phosphoribosyltransferase gives MDKHERANFRQRLLTKLRDSFVYNTEPIFTLSSGRKSHFYIDCKKVTLDFEGAFLVGQLILDAISNLEADAIGGMTLGADPIATSVSILSYGEPHPIPAFIIRKEPKPFGRPDGPMAYIEGHLPENARVVVVDDVLTGGRATERTIHILKEAGCTVMKVIALVDRKEGGRQHLEALGYAVESLFTVEDLLKE, from the coding sequence ATGGACAAACATGAACGGGCCAACTTTCGCCAGCGTCTATTGACGAAGCTCCGCGATTCCTTCGTTTACAACACCGAACCGATCTTCACGCTTTCCTCCGGAAGAAAGAGCCATTTCTACATCGACTGCAAAAAGGTCACGCTCGATTTCGAAGGCGCTTTCTTGGTCGGACAGCTGATCCTGGACGCGATTTCGAATCTGGAGGCGGACGCGATCGGAGGGATGACGCTGGGGGCCGATCCGATCGCCACGTCCGTTTCGATTTTGAGCTACGGGGAGCCGCATCCGATCCCGGCCTTCATCATCCGCAAGGAGCCCAAGCCCTTCGGCCGGCCGGACGGCCCCATGGCGTACATCGAGGGCCATCTTCCCGAGAACGCCCGCGTCGTGGTGGTGGACGATGTCCTCACCGGCGGTCGGGCCACCGAGCGGACGATCCATATCCTAAAAGAGGCCGGCTGCACCGTCATGAAGGTCATCGCGCTGGTCGATCGAAAGGAGGGCGGGCGTCAGCACCTGGAAGCCCTGGGCTATGCCGTCGAGAGCCTCTTTACGGTCGAGGATCTGCTGAAGGAATAG
- a CDS encoding DNA-3-methyladenine glycosylase I, with protein sequence MDRWAKNNGTKIRCEWAGKDPLMIEYHDREWGVPLHDDRRLFEFLILEGAQAGLSWSTILKKRDHYRRVFDGFDPEKIARYDRKKMRALLSDPGIVRNRLKIDSAVGNAKALLAIRDGFGSFDAYIWSFVGGEPVRNKRRSPSAVASRTQASDAMSRDLKRRGFRFVGSTICYAFMQAVGMVNDHTLRCFRHPEIF encoded by the coding sequence ATGGATCGTTGGGCGAAGAATAACGGGACCAAGATCCGATGCGAATGGGCGGGGAAGGATCCCTTGATGATCGAATACCACGATCGGGAATGGGGCGTTCCCCTTCATGACGATCGTCGTCTTTTCGAGTTTCTGATTCTGGAAGGCGCCCAGGCCGGGTTGAGCTGGTCGACCATCTTAAAAAAGCGGGATCATTATCGCCGGGTGTTCGACGGATTCGATCCCGAAAAAATCGCGCGCTATGATCGAAAAAAGATGCGGGCGCTGTTGTCGGACCCCGGCATCGTGCGGAACCGCTTGAAGATCGATTCCGCCGTCGGCAATGCGAAAGCCCTTTTGGCGATCCGCGACGGGTTCGGGAGTTTCGACGCCTATATTTGGTCCTTCGTCGGGGGCGAACCCGTCCGGAACAAGCGCCGATCGCCGAGCGCGGTTGCTTCCCGGACGCAAGCCTCGGACGCGATGAGCCGGGATTTGAAGCGTCGCGGATTTCGTTTCGTCGGATCGACCATCTGCTACGCGTTCATGCAGGCCGTCGGCATGGTCAACGATCACACCCTCCGCTGCTTCCGGCATCCGGAGATCTTCTAG
- a CDS encoding prolyl oligopeptidase family serine peptidase, which yields MRRWKTLGMVLFLSISTMFNACRTAPGYHESEPSPELLQRLSAFLQADDTEAERLLPALSKRPVAELEAALHHVLEASFQKSVPTGMQPGRTLSVDGRSMRYGLYVPSAYDPTRPYPLILCLHGAGFDGDAYLDRWRPRLGEDYVLACPTMEEADWWTRGGEALVLAVLSEVTRTYHVDPDRIYLTGMSNGGIGTFLIGLNHPDRFAALVPMAGAFPAALFPLLDNAKNTPLYIIHGSKDQVMPVQYSRDVASYLKRNGYPVTYREHDRVHPMAGGHYFPKEELPDLLTWLKNQRRTPEPKELTVVRDRDHAGRDFWVRIDEIDPKAGSFWSSEHDPEEGRRLQQGAYARLKARVSGNTIFVTTEHVTRYRLLLPPHFVDPSKPVAVFTNGRISFEQLLRPDSRSLLEEARRRPDPRQLVFSTIDIQVPP from the coding sequence ATGCGTCGATGGAAAACTTTAGGAATGGTCCTGTTCCTATCGATATCGACGATGTTCAACGCCTGCCGAACCGCTCCGGGTTATCACGAGTCCGAACCCTCTCCCGAACTCCTCCAACGCCTGTCGGCGTTCCTCCAAGCCGATGACACGGAAGCGGAGCGACTCTTGCCGGCCCTTTCCAAGCGGCCCGTCGCCGAACTGGAAGCGGCGCTCCATCATGTTCTGGAGGCCTCCTTTCAAAAATCCGTCCCCACCGGCATGCAGCCCGGCCGGACCCTAAGCGTGGACGGCCGATCGATGCGCTACGGACTTTACGTCCCGTCCGCTTACGACCCCACCCGGCCGTATCCGCTGATCCTCTGCCTGCACGGGGCCGGGTTCGACGGGGACGCCTACCTGGACCGATGGCGGCCCCGTCTGGGCGAAGACTATGTCCTGGCCTGCCCCACCATGGAGGAAGCCGACTGGTGGACCCGTGGGGGAGAGGCCCTCGTTCTCGCGGTGTTATCCGAGGTCACGCGAACGTATCATGTGGACCCCGACCGGATTTATCTCACGGGCATGTCCAACGGAGGCATCGGAACCTTCCTGATCGGGCTGAACCATCCGGACCGCTTCGCCGCGCTGGTCCCGATGGCCGGCGCATTTCCGGCGGCGTTGTTCCCCTTGCTCGACAACGCCAAAAACACGCCCCTCTACATCATCCACGGCTCGAAGGACCAGGTGATGCCGGTCCAGTACAGCCGGGACGTGGCGTCGTATCTGAAGCGAAACGGCTATCCCGTCACCTATCGGGAGCACGACCGCGTTCATCCCATGGCCGGCGGACATTATTTTCCCAAAGAAGAGCTTCCGGATCTCCTGACCTGGCTCAAAAACCAGCGCCGGACCCCGGAACCGAAGGAACTGACGGTCGTCCGGGACCGCGACCATGCCGGACGTGATTTTTGGGTCCGGATCGATGAGATCGACCCCAAAGCGGGTTCCTTCTGGAGTTCGGAACATGATCCGGAGGAGGGACGACGGCTCCAACAGGGCGCCTATGCCCGGCTCAAGGCCCGGGTTTCCGGGAATACGATCTTCGTGACAACGGAGCATGTAACCCGGTACCGTTTGCTGCTTCCCCCTCATTTTGTGGACCCGAGTAAACCTGTGGCGGTCTTCACGAACGGCCGGATCAGTTTCGAGCAACTTTTGCGTCCGGACTCCCGTTCACTATTGGAAGAGGCGCGACGCCGACCCGATCCCCGTCAGCTTGTTTTCTCAACGATCGACATCCAAGTCCCGCCTTGA
- a CDS encoding polymer-forming cytoskeletal protein: MFGNGNGTGTQKDSEEMTIYMGKNIEFKGTLSFEGTGRIDGKVEGKILAKGVLLLGEGAAVSSEIEGDTVIVGGNVEGKITGRQRVQLLKSAVVNAEIVAPAFSIEEGCRFNGTCRMPGGADAASIIRRSEQEEKFSPVMAAR; the protein is encoded by the coding sequence ATGTTTGGAAACGGCAACGGGACCGGCACTCAGAAAGATTCGGAGGAAATGACGATTTACATGGGCAAGAATATCGAGTTCAAAGGGACGCTCAGCTTTGAGGGAACCGGCCGGATCGACGGGAAGGTGGAAGGGAAGATTTTAGCCAAAGGGGTGCTGTTGTTGGGGGAAGGAGCGGCCGTTTCATCCGAAATCGAAGGGGATACCGTGATCGTCGGAGGAAACGTGGAAGGCAAAATTACGGGCCGTCAAAGAGTACAACTCCTCAAGAGCGCCGTCGTGAACGCCGAGATCGTCGCGCCCGCTTTTTCCATCGAGGAAGGTTGCCGGTTCAACGGGACCTGCCGGATGCCGGGGGGCGCCGATGCCGCTTCGATCATCCGTCGATCCGAACAAGAAGAGAAATTTTCGCCCGTCATGGCGGCGAGATAA
- a CDS encoding diguanylate cyclase, with translation MLERFLSRKSKTFVTTLGVSTILLVGVIDYTTGTEISLTVFYILPVLAVAWYAGRRSGIVTSCFGTVAWLAADTVGPHLYSYTVIQYWNAATRLMIFLVVTFLVSRVRETLEREKQLARIDDLTNAANGRYFHEILEAERRRAERYNRPFTVAYMDIDNFKTVNDCRGHRTGDDLLRTVVQTIIRSTRSTDAVARLGGDEFAVLLPETGAEAATIVLRRVRDALLETFQKNEWPVTLSIGVMTFVKSPVNVNDILDQTDILMYSVKTKGKNGIRYAVKEEAVTSGAGERKRRER, from the coding sequence ATGCTCGAAAGATTCCTCAGCCGCAAGTCCAAAACCTTTGTGACGACCCTGGGCGTGTCGACCATCCTTTTGGTGGGCGTGATCGACTATACCACGGGGACGGAAATCTCCCTTACCGTTTTTTACATCCTGCCCGTATTGGCGGTGGCCTGGTACGCGGGGCGAAGATCGGGAATCGTGACCTCGTGTTTCGGCACGGTCGCCTGGCTGGCCGCGGATACGGTCGGTCCGCATCTCTACTCCTATACGGTGATACAATACTGGAACGCCGCGACGAGGCTGATGATATTCCTTGTGGTGACGTTTCTGGTCTCCCGGGTGCGGGAAACCTTGGAGCGTGAGAAGCAACTCGCCCGGATCGATGATCTGACGAATGCGGCCAACGGTCGATATTTTCATGAGATCTTGGAAGCGGAGCGCCGCCGGGCCGAGCGCTACAACCGTCCCTTTACCGTGGCCTACATGGATATTGACAATTTCAAGACCGTCAACGACTGCCGCGGCCACCGCACCGGGGACGATCTTCTTCGAACCGTGGTGCAGACCATCATTCGGAGCACCCGATCCACCGACGCCGTGGCCCGATTGGGGGGGGATGAGTTTGCCGTTCTCTTACCCGAGACCGGCGCCGAGGCGGCCACGATCGTGCTCCGACGGGTGCGGGACGCCCTCCTTGAAACATTTCAAAAGAATGAATGGCCCGTCACCCTGAGCATCGGCGTGATGACCTTTGTAAAAAGCCCGGTCAACGTCAACGATATTCTGGACCAGACCGACATCCTGATGTATTCCGTAAAGACCAAGGGGAAGAACGGGATTCGATATGCGGTCAAGGAAGAGGCGGTGACAAGCGGAGCGGGCGAACGCAAAAGACGGGAGCGCTGA